The Drosophila gunungcola strain Sukarami chromosome 3L unlocalized genomic scaffold, Dgunungcola_SK_2 000003F, whole genome shotgun sequence region TACAGGACGTTGCAAGCGACCCCAATCGGATTTGGTGTAAGTACCTCACATAATTACGAATAGAAATCAAGTTATAAAAGTGTCATTTCAGATGGACAGCCTTGCAGCCGCCCCTGTCATTTGTGTTCAATCTAGTTTCCGAGTGCTCGAATTTAAAGCATGAGAATTGCAGATCCAAAGCGGATACTGCAGCACCCAAATCCAAAGAAGCCACCAGCGAAACAAAGGACAAGTCCACAGACCAACCAAATGAGCAAAATCGATCCAGGGGCAAGACCAGGGAAAAATCCCAGCACAGAGATGGCGTCAAagaaaaaaccagaaaaagaTCCCGAGGAAAAACTAAAGAGCGGTCCAAGGAAAGGGATTTAACCAGAGGAAAGACAAGAGAAAAATCAAAGGACAGGGATTTCAGCAGAGGGAAGACAAGGGAAAAGTCAAAGGAAAGAGATATAAATCGAGGGAAAACCCGAGAACCCTCCCAAGAAACGAATCAGGCCAGAGAAAAAATAACGGATAGATCGAAGGATAGAGATCAAACTGGAGGTGAAACTAGGACGTCAGCAAGGGAAAAGTCTAAAGTAAGTGCTCTAACTAGAGGAAAAACGAAAGACCGATCCAGAGAGAGAAATCAAACCAGGGCAAAAACACCAGAAAGATCCCAGGCCAAAGATCATACCAGAGGAAAGACAAAGGACAGAGATCACACCAGGGCGATATGCAGAGAAAAACGTAGAGAAAACTCCAGGGAAAGAACGGGAGCTAGAGACAAGCACAGAGACTTTTCCAAGGAAAAGCTAAAAGAACAATCTACAGAGCTTGCTGAGAAATCTAGGGATGAATCCAaagacaaatacaaaaaaatgcatGAGGAAAATCACAGTAAAAAGCAGCGCGAAGGatcaaaagaaaatgttagaaGACGATCTAAGGAAAAAGTGCATGGGATAACCACTGAAAAAGTTCGAGATAAGGCAACAGAAGAAGCGAATCAAAATAAAGATACAGAAAAGCCATCAGAACGTAGAATAGATAAACTGCCGGGACTATTAGTCGAAACACTAGACGAACgtttcaaagaaaaacaaagaaagcgATCCAGAGAGAAATCCACAACAAAATGCTTAAAAGATAGCGTTAAGGAAAAATCCAGAGAGCACTCGAGGGAAAACCCAAAGGAATGGAAAGATGAAAAGTATAGCGTTCTGTCGAGGGAGAACGAGTTTGGAGCTCCAAAGAAAGGGGTATAGATAGCTCCAGGAGAGCAGCAACTCCGCATTATTCCGCAAATGAAAATACCAGGGAAATCGACCACAAGTCAAAAAAAATGGACCAGGCCAATTCTTCCTGGGTGGAGAGGGAAGGAACTCCTCCAATGACGCCTCCTCAGGTGCCACAGACTCCACCTGCTGAAGCTTTAAAGCCCAAGGGGTACGATATTTTTGCCGACTCACCTCCAAGATCAATCACTGCCGTTACAGCCCCAGCTGTATTTATACAAAGGAGCACTACGCCCCCCTTAAAGGCGGCTCCTGTTTCCAAACCCGATAAACTGGCCCCACTGCTCAAGGCCAGCGAGATTCACAGCAGGATTGGCGCCCTGCTCGAGGACAGTGACTTGCATTTGGAGGCCCTATTGGCTACCAAAGAGCAGCTGTTCCGCCGCACTAATGAATACAAGGAGAGGAAGGAGGCGCCCAAGAAGATTAAAACAGAACCTATGCCAAATAGTAGCAGTAGGAGATCTGGTAGTGACAGGGTAGTGGTGGACCACCATAACAGCCAGACAAGACATGTAAATCCGTTCAAGCGTGAATCAGTATTAAGCGAAAGGAAGTCTTCCCCGCGTCCGTCGAGCAAGGAGAGACGACTTCAGACAAACGGCAGTCAGAGTGAAGAGGATTGGGATGAAGACCTTGAGAGAGGCAGACATGGCAGTCGATATCAACCAAGGCGCAGTGATAAGTACAAAGAAATCAGCATAAAGATTGAAAAGGACCTGACGCCACCGCCCCAACAACCGGCCCTTGCTGTACCCACCATTAAGATCGAACGCAAAACCACGCCCCGCAGGGAGGTGGAGCGTGAGATCCTGGTCAGGAATGGCGCGGTGGCGGCCAATGCACCTCCACCAGCAAAAGAGCAGGAAAGTCCTGATACGGATGACTACATCGATAACTGGGAAAACGACGATTCTATGGCCAGTATGCCGAAGAACGCTCCGCCCGCTACTCCGACTCCTGCTCCGACTGCTGCTCCCAATCTCCATCACAATGCCTCTCTTAATGCCACGCCCCTGCCTCCGCCAGCTACTCAATTCAatggcgatgatgatgattcgAATGCTCTGTGGAATGCCAACAGTACACCACCTCCTCGGGCCAAGGATGCGGACCTGCCCACCAGCAATATCCATGAGTTATATGACAAATTCATGAGTAGTATTAAGATGTCCAACGAGGATTTGGAGACGGAAACGAAAGCGGAAACCCTGGAGGCCTCCAAGAACAGTTCCTTGAGTAATTCCACTGCCGATGAAAGTTCCTCGGGCACTGAGACCTCCTCAACAAGTAGCAGTAGTAGCGAATCCGGCGATGATTCCAGTTCAGAAGAAGAAGATGCCAATGAGGACTCTTCGGGTGAGGATACACTCCAAAATTCGGATAACTGCAAAGCCAATCTAGATGATATCCCTGGAaaagagcagcagcaaaagaGGAACAGTGTCAGCAAGGATCTGCGCAAGCTGAAAAGTCTCGAGGACAATTTGGCCAGGATTCAAATGATGCGGGAGAACTACGACGCGGGCGATGAGATTTCCGAGGAGCTACTCAAAATGGAATCCCTATTTCTCATGCAGCGCAATGCCATCATGGATAAGTATCGCAAACAGGAGCTGAAGAGCAATGCAAGTGAAGATCAGCAGCCAGTAGACGAACAAGAAAACCTCCAGCAACCGGTGGAGGTTAAGCAGTCCGCTTTTCCCGTAAACAACATCTTCGACGCCAATCGTGAGGCAATCAAGCTGACCATCTCCCCTCTGAAGCTCACAAGGAAATCGGCAATTTTCGATAAGGATGACCAAGAGCAGCCCGAACAGTCGAAACTCGGCGAAGAGCCCCCTAAGACAGCGCTGCAAAAGCCACCCAAAGAGATTGCCATTGTTAAGCCCACGATTGTCAAGTCCCGATCGAAGCCCAGGATATTGAGGAGTCCACCGCCGCCGGCAGGGCACCGTCGCCGGTCTCGTTCGCGTTCTATCTCCAGAAACAGATCACGCCGTCGCGGGTCGAGGCCCAAGTCTCGTTCCCCGAGCCCCAGACGTTGGCGTCCTCCGTCGCCGAGAAGAGGATCCAGATACGCCAAGAGGATTGGAGGAGTAACCGTAGGAGGCATCAAAATAGGGCGAAGTCACAGCAGGAGTGTGAGTAGAAGTCGTACGCGCAGCAGAAGTCCAAATCGACGGAGGCGACTGCCACCGATCGTTGGGAACAGGAAACGTGGTTCTTTGTCTCCTATCCCAGCAAAAATGGCTGGACCTCGGTCACCACCTCCACCGCGCTCTCATCACTCGCTAAGTCGGGACAGGGAACGAGATCGGGAGCGGGACCGAGAACGGGAACATTTCTCCCGCTCACGATCACCGCTGCCTTTCAAGCCCCCATCGCCGCCCATGCGACGCAGCTGGTCCAAATCCCGCTCACCAACCAGAAGGAGATCCTACTCCAGGTCAAGATCCCGCTCCATATCGCCGAGAGCTCGTTCACCCACTGGCGGAGACTTCATGAACTATTTCGAGGAAAACCagggaatggaaatggaagcGGCTGCCTACTACTACAACATGTCGCTGGCTCAACAGGAGGATCAGAATGCGATGGGTGAGGGCTATGACATGTATGCCGCCTACATGGACTCCGCCTACAACATGGAACAGGCCTATGCCCAATACTCCGAAGACTACTCTAGTTCCTATGGGGATTATATGGGTGAAATGGTCAGTGCATCCTCACCTCAGCCACCGGGTTCTGTACTTAGGGAGCTTCCCATGGCCCCAATGGTTCCCATGGAATCAATGACTCCTATGGCACCGATGGTTCCAAAGGTGCCGATGGTTCCCATGGCATCGGTGGTGCCGGTTGCAGTGCAAAAGGGAAACGTTTTGGAGATAGTGCCCTCCGGTGAGGACATTATGGAACCGGAGGAGAACCTACTGGCAGCTGCAATAGAGGAGCCAATTGAGGACAAAAGGTAAACTAGAAATATTCTACAATTATTCTAAGATAGTCctaattatttacatttcttCCAGTAAACCCAAGCGAAAGAGCGTGAACTTCGTGGACAATGTGCTGCCCACTTACGAGAGCGATAACGAAGACCGCGCTGTGGTTGGAATGGCGGTGGAACGAGCTTTGCGGCAATACCAGGAGCGTCGCTCCCAAGCCGCCGCCAAACTGCAAATGATTCGCGACGAGCTGCTTAGTATGCCcccgccaccgccgcctcTGACACCCAAGCCCGACAATCTAGAGAAGCCCGTCTTGGTGCAGAAGAAGCCCAAGTTCCGGTACTTTCACTTCGATCCCATCAAAGGAGCAATAGTGAAGTCTCACGCACGAATGCTACGTTCACCCAGCCGCCCGCCCTTCGATCCCAAGCACTTTGCCATGCTGATGAAGACCGGACGCCTGCCACAGTTTCCGCCCGGATTCCTGCGACACCGCCCGCCAATGATTCCCGCGCATGTGGATCCCGCCACGAGATCGGCCATGCTGAAGGAGTTCTTCAGCAAGCATCCGCCACCACCGCTGCCGATGCCAATGCCGGATGGGATGCCCTATTACCTGAGTGGACCGCCTCCAATGCCAAGTGGAGCTGTACTCTCTCCGGTGCCAGTTAACGTGCTGCCGCAGCCTATTCCCGTACTGGATGGAAGTGGCTATCAGGGCTATCCACAGCCGGTTGCCATGGTGCCATCGCCAGTTCCGGTTCCTGGTCCTGTTCCTGCACCCGTGCCGCTACCTGTGCCCGTGCCCGTGCCTGTTCCAAGCAACTCTACGCCACCTCCCGCGATAATAGCTCCCTACTTCACACCACCACCTCTACCCGAGCTGCCAATTCTACCCGAACTGCCCTCTCAATTCAGTGTGAGCTCGGTGCCTACCATTACGGAAATCATGCCAGTCGATATACTGCAAAAATTGGGACCTCTGCCGAAAACTTTAGACGTAGATGATGGAGGAGGAATATGCAGTCCGGAGGAAGCGGGCAACGATCTCAAGGAGGCGGAAGCAGAGCCAACCGAACAGCCAGCGGTGGACGTTAAGCCGCAGCTCCTTGTGGAGTCCCAGTAGTCGACCCATATCCTGATAGTTTGATTATTTAGCCAATAGTTTCTTTAGATAATTTTCTCTAATACTACATGCAAAGTCCTTTATCCTTTACTTTAagatttactttttaaaagttttgtttttaaattttgtttatttgaccattttgtaaacaaatcgCATTTATTGATAAAAGTCTTGCTAGGTTTATTGAGCTCTAAGTTTGTATGTCATTTATATATGGTTCCACTTTGACCCAAGTTCATTGATTTctacaagaaaataaaattgtaaatagtTCAATGCGCTTAAGAATTATACATGAAACACAACATTacacaacatttaaaatataattgagtCATTTATCATAACGAAATTCTTAACGAAATAATctaatattaaaatctttatgaGTCGAATGCGTGTGAGATTTATAGTGTGGCGTGAAACTATAAGAATTTGTTTGAATGTACAAAATACAGCAATGAATTACAAATACTTAAGTCTGTGCGTTATATGAGTCTTTGAAAATAATGAGAGTAAAATAGttttactatttaatttgattgggTATTGGAGAGCTCAACAATCATTGAAAGAGTGGGATTAAAAATCTATATTCAATAGTAGGATCGTATAAAACTACACCAATTTGTCAAtcaatattaattgttaaaagtTACTTATTAACTCGATTAATTGGTCCTTGGACCCATTGTTAAGAagctataattattttttgttttatctgATTACGTttcatgaaactttcccattACTCTATTTGTAGCTTAAAGTTTTTTACCTGGCCCTTTTGTTTTCCCTAGGTGTCAAGACCAATGGAAAACAATTGGCAGGCAGTGCCAAACTCTCTGGACTGATTTGAATCGTCGATAGATCATTGCTGCTCACATTATATCTCTGCATTACGTTAACGAGGACCAGGAAACCAAAGCCCCTGACCAAATTCTGTCCAATGCAAGTCCGTTTTCCAATGCTAAAGGGTAGAAAATGGGGAATATTCTTTCTTAGTTGAAGTTTCTCCTTATCGCTTTCGATGCCCGAATCGCAACCTTTGGAATTTTTGGGGCTTTGCTCATTTGATTTCTCCAGAAACCGTAACGGATTAAATTCTTTTGGATTGATCCAATGCTTATCGCTGGTGTTCAGCACATAGTTGTTGATGAACACAATGGTGCCCTTTGTGACCCCGTAGCCAGAGATCACTGTATCCTCTGTGGCCACATGGGGCACAATCGGTGAGGATGAGTATCGCAGCACCTCAAAGATCGTGGCCATTGTATAGGGCATCGCATTCATATCCAGTAGATTGACTTGTCTGTCCTCCTCCAAAGCTATGGCATCTATTTCCTCTTGGATTCTCCCTCCTATGTCATGATTCTTGGCTATATAGGCCAAAACAAGCATCACAAGATTTCCGACCGCCGAGTGTCCACCAATGAAATCCTCCAGCATAAAGATGATCGTGTTCCGGGAAACCTCTTTATCCTCAATGAGACTTCTTAGTAGGGCATCGGCAAAATCCCTATCCGGTTCATCCAAGTCGATGTTCACCTCTCGGTGACAGATAATCCGTTCCAGTATAAATTTCCTGATGGACGTGGACCAGTTGATGATTTTGCTGAGGTGCCGCCGGTAAAAGGGATACAGCCAGGGTAGAAAATCCAAGGGATGACCTTGATTGATCTCCCAGAAAATCTCATCAAAGTACTGCACAATCTGATGGAACGCCACATCATCGTAGTCGAATCTCAGGGAACACATATACTGACTGAACATGTTGGCACAGGCCTTGAGAATGAGGGGCTTTAGCTCGATGGGTTTACCAGGGATCAAATGTTCCCTAAGCTCGCGATTCCAGTGCTCCATCTCCTCACATCCAATTTGGGACATTTTCATGTAGAAGGAGGAGGACTCCCTGGGCGAACAGTGACGTCGGGCGAGGTTCCTCCTCTTCTGCTGCAGTTGTGACCAGTTGCAGAGAGCCAATGAATTGCTCCGCTCGCCTCCAAATAGCTTATGATAGCGTATAAAGTCCGGTCGTCCACCCATCACCTTTCCGTTTTCGTTCAGGACCTCACGGATCAGCTCCAGATTGTTCACCACCAAGCAGCGTGTGTGTCCAAGAGTCAGGGAGTAAATGTCCCCGTATTGTTTGGCCAACTCGGTAAATCCAGCAAAGGGGCTATCTCGATAGCGATCCAGCAGATGCAGGTTTCCAATAATGGGCCAAGGCAGTGGACCTGGGGCTTGTCCACATTTTCGGTAAGCTATTTCGCTCGTTGGAGctacatttccatttttaacaGGCTGAACAACGCATCTTTTCAATCCATAGAAAATAGTCACGTATGATGTGATCACAACGCCTATTAAAATGGCCGAAACACTGGAAGCCAAAATAACCCACATTTTCGCGTAGTTCTTGAAGGTAGAGAGTGCAAAAGACAACTGACGATGGCCAAGCAAATCAAGTAGCCAGGTACACACCAGGCCAGGATATTTGTATATCCTTCGGGATAATAATTGTTTCCTTTTGTGGGATGAGATATTACCTGCTCTTTTAGTGAAATTGGTACCtgattgattttgttttaatggtTTGTTTTTCCCATAACATGAATCATCAGGATGGAAACTGATAAGAATGATAAAGTTGTTATTTACTTCGAATGATTgtctgtttattttaattttgattttactaCATTTTAATAGCGCTTTAATTTTCCCCTAATCTTAAGCTACTCTTTATTTATTGAGTATTCCGTATGAGTATGCGATTTAAATGAAGACTTTATTACTCGTTCAGTTTGTCCTTCGCGAAGGGTCCAATGTTGGCCGCATAAGCCATCATCGCTGGGATGGAGCTCTGCTCGAAATTGCCAGTGAAGAGATGCTCGAAGGGACCGGAGGCGAAGACACCCACATCCTCGGCGCCATGGGTTTCGCTACTCAGGGGAACCGTGGCCTGGAAGGCAAACTCCTCGTTCGTCGTGTCCACATTGGCAAGATCAATGCGTCCAGACTCGGAACTGTAGGTATCGATGAATCCTGGACCATTTGCATAGGACAGGATGGTAAACGGCAGTTCGTCATCAGCCAAGTTGGGAGCCAGGGACAGGATGTTTTGGCGACGATACTGAATAGAGAAGATGGGTAAGTGGATTAGAAAAATACTTAGTTTAACAATTAAACATATTAACGGGCGATAAAACTATTGCAGTTTAAGATTACTGATGTTGTAATAAGATCTTAAGCTATGgaagtatttaaaatgtttgcatcAGTAAATGGTTGAATAattatattgaatttttagatTTCTTGAAATTGAAACTAGTTTACTGAGAAAGTAATGagttttgatattattttcttaatctgtccttattcaaattaaatattaactgTTTTTCTATaccagaaattaattaataattaaatagttattcCTACAATAACTTTACTCACCGGGTAGCCATTGATAGACATGGTGTGCGAGTGATCCGACGTGACCACGATGAGAGTGTCCTCTTCGTTGGTCATTTTCCTTGCCTTTTCCACGGCCGCCGCGAATTCTTGGGTATCCTCCAGAGCCTTCCTCGCTTTCGTGGCATGATGGGCCATATCGATGCGACCGCTCTCCACGAAAAGGAAGTATCCGTCCTCGTTCTTACTGAGCAAATCGATGGCTGCTTCTGTCATGTCGGAAAGGGATGGCTCGGCGTCCTCATAGTGGGTTCGCCGACGATCACCGTGGTAGGGCAGATGGGAAGTGTCGAAGAGCCCAAGCAGATAGTCCGTCTTGCTGAGATCCGTTTCCTTGAGGCCCTTGAGGGACCACACATACTTGCCCTCCGATCCCTGCCGTTTCTTGATCTCCTGCCAGTCATGGATCAGATCTCGGCCATCGGTTCGCAGGCCCGCAACGCCAACTTCATCGTGCTGGGACTGATCCCGGAAATAGGACCGACCACCGCCCAGTATGACGCGAAGTTCCTGGCCCACTGGCCACTCCACCAGTTGGCGGGCAGTGTCCGTGTTGATATCCGGACTGCACTTTGAGCTAACGATCTCGCCGTCGTGCTCCCAGTTCCGCTCAGCCACATGGGCATAAACTCCGGCTGGAGAAGCGTGTGTCACCCGGGCGGTGGTCACAATGCCCGCCCACTTGCCCGCCTCCTGGGCCCACTGACCAATGCTGTGGACATGGTTGCTGGAATTGGTCACACAATCGCCCCTTTGCACCTGGGCATTCACTCCGATGGTGCCATAGTTGGCCTTGACTCCGGTCAAATAGGCCGTGGCCGTGCTGGCCGAATCCGGAGTGCGTTCATCCACCGCATAGGTCTTGGACAGTCCCAGGTAGGGGAACTTCTCGAAGAAGACCTGCTTGTTGCTATCGCCCATGAAGGCACGTGTGGCCGCTATCGTGTGGATGGACATGCCGTCGCCCAAAAAAAGGATCACGTTCTTGGCTCGATTTTCGTTGAGTTTGTTGTGGCTGGCCAGCTTATCGGCCAGAATCGATTGGGCCTTATCGTGCCAGAATCGTGTTTCCAGCTCCTCGTCAAGGGCCTCGAAGTCGCGTGATGACGGCAGTCGGGGATGTTGGGCTGTAAGGGCCGGACTTTGGGTTAGCAACTAATCGGCGGGAAAGTTGGTCTAATAAAAGTGTTTCAAGTGGTAAACATGTTTTCTGGCTGTCCTATCGATTAGATCTATAAATCAGTTTTAATTATAACTGTTTATGGGCTTCAATTTAATCGCTGGAAAAACGCACCTGATTAAACCTTAATAAAACGTGCTAAAAACGTTTTAATCTTTAATAGTTTCACCATGATTTCGTAATTTCATCGCTTTATTATGACTATTGAGTTGAGTCCAAATCAAATTTTAGGTactacacatatatatttttatgattttttaaagcttgcTTTAAATTGTAGATACTTAgtcttaaatacttttatttagcTATTTAATTGTGAGTAGAACGAATTAAACTTCTAAACTGTTTGCTCaacaataattttgtaaaatcggtatcttttaaatgttttttttttatttttaattcagcCATAAATGGCAATCGCTTTTCAATAATCATATACAATTCACTTGTTCACGTGAACTAAATAAACGTTTAAAAGTCATTTCACGTGAACGAATGAATCGTAAATCATATTACCTCTTCGATGACAACCTTTTCAAATATATGTAGATATAGATTAGCCCAGTCTAATAAATTCACAAGATTTGCGATAAGGCAGGTGGGCTTTTTCAATTGGCTGCAGATAAGGTGGGGGCCGAAACGAATCGGATTGGTTCGGGGGCTCCCTTCGTGTTAAATTTCGACAACACTTACCATTTTCTCGGTCATCGGATAGTTCACTCCGAACCTGGATGAACAGGAGAGCAAGAAAGCACACGATCAGTCCAGTTTTTGCCATCTTGAGGGGGCGGTAACTTGAGGCTGAGAAATGCTCGGTTCGAGATTGACCGCGAGACTGGCCAAAATAGGCGGATTGGCCCGGTTATATAGCCTCCGACTTTCAAAGCGTTCTTCCTGCAACACATGTACGCATTATACGTACATACGTACATACGATTGTTTTTGTGATTTGAGCAATCTAAAGTGGCGATCGATTAATTATCTCGAGTGCCTAGAAACGTGAGTATCACGATCTGGTCAAGAAGGGGTCGTAAATTAGCCGATCCCCCAAACGCCCCATCGACTCCTCGCACGAACTGCACCTGATGGTATATTAATGGGCGGTGTGTGACTCCGGAGTACAGTGTTCACTTGGCTGGCGCAGTGAAGGCATCTCCGAAATGCTGAGTCCTAAGTTCTGGTTTGGCCTGACCCTGCTGACCATCGTTTCGGGGGCAGCGGTACCTGGAAAAGCTCCCGTCGACGAGGAGCGAATGCATCCGCATCTGCCCAGTAGTCCCAGACTTCGTTCGATTGCCGGCGAGGACACCCAGGAGTACTGGCACTCGGCCGGCAAGAAACTCATCCGTGAGAAGCTGGAGTATGTGAGGAACACGAACAAGGCCAAGAACATAATCCTATTCCTGGGCGATGGCATGGGCTTGGCCACTCTGGCTGCTGCCCGTAGTTACATTGGGGACGAAGAGCTGAAGCTCTCTTTCGAAGAGTTTCCTTTCACCGGGCTGTCCAAGACCTACTCGGTGGACAAGATAGTTCCCGACAGTGCCTGCACCTCCACCTCCTACCTGTGCGGAGTGAAAGCCAACTACGGAACCATTGGCGTGAATGCCCATGTGAAAAGAGGCGACTGTTTGGCCATGGCCGATGAGAAGAACCATGTCTTCTCCCTGGGCAAATGGGCCATGGATGCGGGAAAAGCAGCTGGACTGGTGACCACCACCCGGGTGACCCATGCCTCGCCCTCGGGAGTCTACGCCCATGTCGCCGATCGCTGAGTGGGAGAACAACGCTGCCCTGGAAGAGGCCTGCGGTGAGCAATCGGAGGGTCTCCAGGACATAGCCGTCCAGTTGATCCATGGCGAAGTGGGCAGCAAACTGAAGGTAATGCTGGGTGGTGGCAAGCGGAGCTTCTATAGTCCGGAGCACTACGACAAGGGCAGACGCACGGATGGCCGCAATCTCGTCGAGGAATTCGAGGCCTTGAGCAAGGGCAATACGTTCGTTAAAACGCAGAAGAAACTGCTCGATGTGAATGCCACCGAAACGGGCAGACTATTGGGTCTGTTCAGCAAGAGTCACTTGCACTACCATCTGGAGCAGTTGGCCGATCCGGAGAACAAAGAGCCCACGCTGGAGGAGATGACGCAGAAGGCCATTGAAGTGCTGGAAACCGAGGAGCAGGGCTACTTCCTCTTCGTCGAGGGGGGAAAGATCGACATCAGTCATCACGACACCATGGCGCGCATTGCCCTGGACGAGACCGCCGAGCTATCGAAGGCGGTGAAGAGGGCCAGGGAGATGACCA contains the following coding sequences:
- the LOC128258506 gene encoding LOW QUALITY PROTEIN: membrane-bound alkaline phosphatase (The sequence of the model RefSeq protein was modified relative to this genomic sequence to represent the inferred CDS: deleted 1 base in 1 codon), coding for MLSPKFWFGLTLLTIVSGAAVPGKAPVDEERMHPHLPSSPRLRSIAGEDTQEYWHSAGKKLIREKLEYVRNTNKAKNIILFLGDGMGLATLAAARSYIGDEELKLSFEEFPFTGLSKTYSVDKIVPDSACTSTSYLCGVKANYGTIGVNAHVKRGDCLAMADEKNHVFSLGKWAMDAGKAAGLVTTTRVTHASPSGVYAHVADREWENNAALEEACGEQSEGLQDIAVQLIHGEVGSKLKVMLGGGKRSFYSPEHYDKGRRTDGRNLVEEFEALSKGNTFVKTQKKLLDVNATETGRLLGLFSKSHLHYHLEQLADPENKEPTLEEMTQKAIEVLETEEQGYFLFVEGGKIDISHHDTMARIALDETAELSKAVKRAREMTNPEETLIVVTSDHSHTFSVSGYQPRGSDIFGAAKAKGQDGKPYLALSYANGKSFEDFYNTETHEREDPTSLPTIGDFDQLFPATVPLESETHGGEDVGVFASGPWAHLFTGVYEQNTIPHIMAFAACVGDGLTACDKE